A window of Solanum stenotomum isolate F172 chromosome 9, ASM1918654v1, whole genome shotgun sequence genomic DNA:
TCTTTTCCCGTAGCCACctagattaattaaaaaaaatcataatgaaTGGGATACATACCTCCAGCAACGTTAGCTTCGTTAATCTCGAAGACACTATACTACTATGGTGATCTAAACTTAAGTAAAAGACTAGGGACTTTCGTTGACAATGTGTTGTGAAACTATCTATAAAACAATAAGAGCGTTATAATAGAGAGACTTCTTATTAGTGTTTGAATGATATTTGGTGACTGAGATATAAATTAATTAGGAAGAACCTTTTTGTCTATAGAAGAAAACTGACTTGGTCTATAAGTAGATTCCTAACTTTTTGTCCAAAGAAATCCACATAATAGACATTAACTATAATATAAGTATATTAATTTAATCgttgagacatttttcattttttcaaattaacttaattgttcagttttcaagactACATTTAGAGTgtttttccaattttacccttcataagttagtattggaattagtgattaattaatatttagttattttaatcataaatttgacaataattaataacggTAAAAATGAAACACTAtattcaatttatgtcttaatctactttttttaaagggtgtgaaacacctcaaaaattaaattaatatgaaatggagggagtaatgtTTAACcagtttttttaagaaaataaattgatgaatgAATAGGTTCAAAACTATTTCTAAATTATCTaaccaaatacaaattattactGGCAAAAAAAACACatctttcaaaatattttaagtaaaCTCATACTCCTTTTGTTTCagaaaaaataatctatttttctttttagtcctTAAAAAAGAATGGGCCttttttttgcaatattttagtttcaatttttcacaTGACACATTTTAGAttataagattaaaatatatttgacataattttaatttaagatcataagatagaataataatttttttttcatgttttatggtcaacattaaatacttatttttcaagacatcatttaacataatttggtaaaatatgtagattaataattataattcaaGTCAAAGTgtgaaaagtaaaattaaatggaaaaaatagtatttattttcttaaaactcCGTATTAAGTCAAACTAGGTTATTAAATTTAGTGGTAGGCACATACCCATTTATCTTAGTACCAAACTAATCTTCTTCCTTAGAAGTCCAGCATCTGAGTTTGAAACCTGCTTTTCAACTAATTCATCATTCCATTATCCTTCATTCACACTCCATTTTCCTGTAGATCAACTCTTGACACGAAGCTACTTCAGGAATTGCTTTGACTACTTGGAGAGAGAGAGCCTTTTCATTCGATTTCAGGTAAACTCATTCTTGATAGCAGGCTACACCCTTTCTATTTTTCGATTCTAATACCTTTTTTGTCGATGATGAATTCCGATTCAGTCTCCTTCAAGTCTATGGCTGTGCCAACAAAAGAGGATGAAGACCCACCTATTTCCTCCACTTCATTGCTTTCTTTTGACACTGATGACTGTTCCCCATCGTCTCCTACAAAAATTACTTTCAATTCGGTAATTTTCACTGCTCTGATTCTCGTCACTTGTGTATCTCTATCTACAGCAATTACCTTtgctttcctcttcttttcacATTCTTCTATCTCCTCTATTTCGCATGTATCTCGCCCacttcaaaaactcaaacaTCCTGTTGTTCTCTTGATTTCATCTGATGGGTTTCGCTTTGGGTATCAGTACAAGACGGATACCCCAAATATGGATAGGTTGATTAGGAATGGGACAGAAGCTGAACTGGGTTTAATTCCTGTATTCCCAACTTTGACTTTTCCTAATCATTATGCTATTGTTACCGGTTTGTACCCTGCTTATCATGGTATTATAAATAACTATTTCCTTGATCCGATTACTGGAGAGCATTTCAATATGGGGAGTCATGATCCTAAGTGGTGGCTCGGTGAGCCGCTTTGGGAGACTGTAGTCAATCATGGTCTTAAGGCTGCTACTTATTTCTGGCCTGGATCTGAGGTAAATAAAGGAGGCTGGACTTGTCCAGAGTCTCTTTGTAAGAGGTATAATGGTTCTGTGCCATTTGAAGAACGAGTTGATActgttttgaaatattttgatttgccAAATGATGAAATTCCATCGTTTATGACACTCTATTTTGAAGACCCTGATCATCAGGGTCACAAGGTTGGGCCTGATGATCCTCAAATCACTGAAGCCGTTGCAAGAGTTGATGGGATGATTGGGAAGTTGATCCAAGGTTTAGAAGCAAGAGGGGTTTTTGAGGATGTGAATATTATAATGGTTGGCGATCATGGTATGGTTGGCACCTGCGATAGAAAGTTAATTTTCTTAGAGGATTTGGCTCCATGGATTGAAATTCCAAAGGATTGGATACAGTCATATAGTCCATTGCTTTCCATTCGTCCACCACCAAGTTACTCTGCCAAGGATGTCGTTACCAAGATGAATGAAGGCTTAAAGTCAGGGAAGGTTAACAATGGGCAGTATTTGAAAGTCTATCTAAAGGAGGAACTGCCTGATCGGCTGCATTATTCTGCGAGTGATCGAATACCACCCATCATTGGGTTGATCGATGAAGCATTTAAGGTCGAACAGAAGAGCTCAAAAAGGTTTGAATGTGGTGGATCTCATGGTTATGACAATGCATTCTTCTCAATGAGGACCATTTTCATTGGCCATGGTCCTAAGTTTGCTAGTGGCCGTAAAGTCCCATCTTTTGAGAATGTTCAGATTTATAACCTGGTTACCAAAATCCTTAATTTACAAGGAGCATCCAATAACGGGACAACATCATTTCCAGACACGATTCTCTTACCCAGCCACTGAGTTATAGCTAGTTATGAATATATTCTTTATGCTACCAGAGGTGAGAGATCATCATGTGATTTTTACATGCTTCTCTTAACAATTAGAAAATATTGTCAAGTTGATTCAAGGTGATGATCTAGTGCTGAAGGTTATGCACCTCTGTTCCTCGTGGCATCACTTCACTTTTGTCGGTGTCCAGATTTATAGTCTATTAGGTGTTGCAACTTCTATTTTGTTGCTGGCTTATTTTAAGATTAGTGAATTAGATAGAAAATGAATAATGTTCAATATATTTGTTGACCGTATCCATATTCTACCTTTTACTCCATTTTCCTGGCATGTATTATGTTATCTATCATCTCCTTATAGTTGTGGATTCAAGAATTGTACAATCTCCTGCGTCCCCTTATTATATTGACGAGGGAAGAACTTGGGGAGTAGAATAGAAAAACCAAAAGTCAAGTATCTGTTTGCCATGTATGATTGGTAGTAAGAACATTAAGGTCATTGGCACCATAGCCCGTGCTCTTGATCAAGGGTTAAGCGTATATCTAGTTTATGTTGTCATTTTTGTTGTTCCCTTTGTTGCATCATCAAGGCAGTAGCCTCTGATGGTAATTGTTGTTATTGGTgcattttttttcatgataaTAAGATATCTTTATATGTTGGGACTTGTGGTTGAAAATCTACCTTCGATTGTTTCTCTTTGTTGCAGAACTTTTTGGAGATACTTGTAATGTCATACTTGATCTCAAAGTTGTTTTCATAAAGCATAGCCAAACCGAAATCGCCTGCTGTTGGTGTACAAACATGctcacttcttcttcttgactATCCAGATAGGTTGTTTCTTTGGCAAGATAGACCTTTCGGTGTTTGTGAACTCGTAGAGTTTGATaattatttcacatttttctttcttgattGGATATGAAAAATGTTCTTTGTGTTTTGTTCTGTGTCTGTTAGTTGCTCTACTTCCTTGGCTAAACAGATGTTATTACAGGCACTATGGAGGTGAGGAATGATAATTTTGGATCACTAAGAGTGTTTTGATATTTCCAATTTCCTCACGTTTGGTTggtcaaaatattttgtaacaTTTTCTAAAATTGTGTACAAATAAAATAGTAGGAAGGAAGTAGCTTTTCTCTAAAAggcattttttaaaatatattagtcAAAGACGAATCACattaacaatatattttttaaattattggaCCACATACAAATTAGTACTTGCCAAAAACacatatttcaaaataagtttTAGAAATTTAAGCAAACAGATATAAGACATATCGTTATAGGCAAATAGGAATCTGAGCACGAAATTGATCTTTGGGTAGAAGTCCAGCATCTGAATTGGTAATTCCGTCTGTCTTTCAACTAATCCATCGTTCCATTTTCCAGTAGATAGATCAACTGTTGACGAAGGAATTGTTTTGATCAACTCCTCATTCGATTTCAGGTAAACTCATTTTCGATACAACCCGGCTACACCCTTTCAATTCTCTGTATTTTGATTGCAATTTTCTATGCTCTGAAATATACCTGTGGATGATGATTTCGGATTCGATCTCCTTCAAGCCTATGGCTGTACCCACAAAGGAGGAGGACGAAGACCCACCCATTTCCTCCACTTCATTGCTTTCTTTTGACACAGATGACTGTTCCACATCTATTCCCCCAAAACCACCTTTCTCTTCCGTAATTTTCACACCTCTGATTCTCGTCACTTTTGTATCTCTATCTACAGCTATTATCTTTGCTTACCTCTTCTTTTCACATTCTTCTGTCTCCTTTATTTCTCATGTATCACGCCCacttcaaaaactcaaacaTCCTGTTGTTCTTTTGATTTCATCCGATGGATTCCGCTTTGGATATCAGTACAAAACAGATACCCCTAATATCGATAGATTGATTAGGAATGGGACAGAAGCTGAACTTGGTTTGATTCCTGTATTCCCAACTTTGACGTTTCCTAATCATTATGCCATTGTGACTGGTTTGTATCCTGCTTATCATGGTATTATAAACAACTTTTTCCTTGATCCAATTATTAGAGAGCCTTTCACTATGGCCAGTTATGATCCTAAGTGGTGGCTCGGTGAGCCACTTTGGGAGACTGTTGTCAATCATGGTCTTAAGGCTGCTACTTATTTCTGGCCTGGATCTGAGGTGAATAAAGGAGGTTGGACTTGTCCGGAATCTCTCTGTAAGATCTATAATGGTTCTGTCCCATTTGAAGAACGTGTTGATACTGTTTTGAACTACTTTGATCTGCCAAATTCTGAGATTCCGTCGTTTATGACACTCTATTTTGGTGACCCTGATCATCAGGGTCACAAGGTTGGGCCAGATGATCCTCAGATCACTGAAGCCATTGCTAGAGTTGATGGGATGATTGGAAAGTTGATCCAAGGTTTAGAAGCAAGAGGGGTTTTTGAAGATGTGAACATTATAATGCTTGGCGACCATGGTATGGTTGGCACTTGCGACAAAAAGTTAATCTTTTTGGAGGATTTGGCCCGGTGGATTAAAATTCCAAAGGATTGGATACAGTCATATAGTCCACTGCTTTCCATTTGTCCACCACCGAGTTACTCTGCTAAAGATGTCGTTACCAAGATGAATGAGGGATTAAAGTCGGGGAAGGTTAAGAATGGGCAGTATTTGAAAGTCTATGTAAAGGAGGAACTGCCTGATAGGCTGCATTATTCTGAGAGTGATCGAATACCACCCATCATTGGGTTGATTGATGAAGCATTTAAGGTCGAACAAAAGAGCTCAAAAAGGAATGAATGTGGTGGATCTCATGGTTATGACAATGCATTCTTCTCAATGAGGTCTATTTTCATTGGCCATGGTCCTAAGTTTGCTAGGGGCCGCAAAGTCCCATCATTTGAGAATGTTCAGATTTACAACATGGTTACCACAATCCTTAACATACAAGGAGCATCCAATAATGGA
This region includes:
- the LOC125876683 gene encoding uncharacterized protein LOC125876683 isoform X2, encoding MMNSDSVSFKSMAVPTKEDEDPPISSTSLLSFDTDDCSPSSPTKITFNSVIFTALILVTCVSLSTAITFAFLFFSHSSISSISHVSRPLQKLKHPVVLLISSDGFRFGYQYKTDTPNMDRLIRNGTEAELGLIPVFPTLTFPNHYAIVTGLYPAYHGIINNYFLDPITGEHFNMGSHDPKWWLGEPLWETVVNHGLKAATYFWPGSEVNKGGWTCPESLCKRYNGSVPFEERVDTVLKYFDLPNDEIPSFMTLYFEDPDHQGHKVGPDDPQITEAVARVDGMIGKLIQGLEARGVFEDVNIIMVGDHGMVGTCDRKLIFLEDLAPWIEIPKDWIQSYSPLLSIRPPPSYSAKDVVTKMNEGLKSGKVKNGQYLKVYVKEELPDRLHYSESDRIPPIIGLIDEAFKVEQKSSKRNECGGSHGYDNAFFSMRSIFIGHGPKFARGRKVPSFENVQIYNMVTTILNIQGASNNGTSSFPKTILLPSH
- the LOC125876683 gene encoding uncharacterized protein LOC125876683 isoform X4, yielding MAVPTKEDEDPPISSTSLLSFDTDDCSPSSPTKITFNSVIFTALILVTCVSLSTAITFAFLFFSHSSISSISHVSRPLQKLKHPVVLLISSDGFRFGYQYKTDTPNMDRLIRNGTEAELGLIPVFPTLTFPNHYAIVTGLYPAYHGIINNYFLDPITGEHFNMGSHDPKWWLGEPLWETVVNHGLKAATYFWPGSEVNKGGWTCPESLCKRYNGSVPFEERVDTVLKYFDLPNDEIPSFMTLYFEDPDHQGHKVGPDDPQITEAVARVDGMIGKLIQGLEARGVFEDVNIIMVGDHGMVGTCDRKLIFLEDLAPWIEIPKDWIQSYSPLLSIRPPPSYSAKDVVTKMNEGLKSGKVNNGQYLKVYLKEELPDRLHYSASDRIPPIIGLIDEAFKVEQKSSKRFECGGSHGYDNAFFSMRTIFIGHGPKFASGRKVPSFENVQIYNLVTKILNLQGASNNGTTSFPDTILLPSH
- the LOC125876683 gene encoding uncharacterized protein LOC125876683 isoform X1 → MMNSDSVSFKSMAVPTKEDEDPPISSTSLLSFDTDDCSPSSPTKITFNSVIFTALILVTCVSLSTAITFAFLFFSHSSISSISHVSRPLQKLKHPVVLLISSDGFRFGYQYKTDTPNMDRLIRNGTEAELGLIPVFPTLTFPNHYAIVTGLYPAYHGIINNYFLDPITGEHFNMGSHDPKWWLGEPLWETVVNHGLKAATYFWPGSEVNKGGWTCPESLCKRYNGSVPFEERVDTVLKYFDLPNDEIPSFMTLYFEDPDHQGHKVGPDDPQITEAVARVDGMIGKLIQGLEARGVFEDVNIIMVGDHGMVGTCDRKLIFLEDLAPWIEIPKDWIQSYSPLLSIRPPPSYSAKDVVTKMNEGLKSGKVNNGQYLKVYLKEELPDRLHYSASDRIPPIIGLIDEAFKVEQKSSKRFECGGSHGYDNAFFSMRTIFIGHGPKFASGRKVPSFENVQIYNLVTKILNLQGASNNGTTSFPDTILLPSH
- the LOC125876683 gene encoding uncharacterized protein LOC125876683 isoform X3, producing the protein MMNSDSVSFKSMAVPTKEDEDPPISSTSLLSFDTDDCSPSSPTKITFNSVIFTALILVTCVSLSTAITFAFLFFSHSSISSISHVSRPLQKLKHPVVLLISSDGFRFGYQYKTDTPNMDRLIRNGTEAELGLIPVFPTLTFPNHYAIVTGLYPAYHGIINNYFLDPITGEHFNMGSHDPKWWLGEPLWETVVNHGLKAATYFWPGSEVNKGGWTCPESLCKRYNGSVPFEERVDTVLKYFDLPNDEIPSFMTLYFEDPDHQGHKVGPDDPQITEAIARVDGMIGKLIQGLEARGVFEDVNIIMLGDHGMVGTCDKKLIFLEDLARWIKIPKDWIQSYSPLLSICPPPSYSAKDVVTKMNEGLKSGKVKNGQYLKVYVKEELPDRLHYSESDRIPPIIGLIDEAFKVEQKSSKRNECGGSHGYDNAFFSMRSIFIGHGPKFARGRKVPSFENVQIYNMVTTILNIQGASNNGTSSFPKTILLPSH